ACTAACAAGTGTATTTCAAGGCCACCCCACCACTTTCCCATAAGTGCACAAGTAATGCCTATACTTACAGGCTTTGCTCCAGCACGGGCCTCGGGAAACCAAGCAGATATGTGAATTTGTATCGCAAAGGCTGGCTGAAGGACATGCCAGACCGGGCTTGTCGGGCTAGCTCACTCCAATAATAGTCACTAATTGACCGCCATGACGATAGGGTAGAAGATTTGGGCCATAACACCTAAAAGAAAAACACTTACAAACGAGAAACATCAAGTACAATAAAACAGTGTGTCAAAAGAACATGAGATATCAAAGAAAGacctaaaaaggggaggaggtaaccAATTGCAATGGCATGCAGGTGCTATAGGGCAGTAGGCTTTTAAAGAAACAGAATACAGTAGCAAGGCACATATACAGGGGCCACGGAGTGCATGCACAAAGCGGCCAAATTCAGCCACACAAATTACATTTTGAACAAAATGTGCCGCAGCACAAGTGATTAGCTGATATAAGTATCGAGCATTAGCACAAAGGAAACGAGATCCTGTCCATTTAATAAGTCCAAAAAAACCCCACCATTAGCCCGCTGGCTGGTTGGAGTGAAGAACTGCCAGCGCCGCCTGTAGGCCAATCGGGCCACCTCCTCCCACAACTGGCCCTTCCGGCCCATATCTATATAACCGCTGCGGCGGATGTCCCACAGCATTGGGCGATTTTCTACCGCTGCAATTAGTGCCATTTTGTTAATCTTGAATAGCAAGAACAAGTAGACTCTGAAAACACTATTATATAAATGTTAGCCGCAACTCCCCCGCGCGTCAATGAGGTTTATAAAGTGGGCGGGCAAGAGGCAAAGCTGGGCACAAAATTAATTTGACATGATTGTTAAACGGCAGCAAGATAGCACATTTGGAATGAGGAAGGTCTAAGTTTCATATATGCAAAGTGAGAGAATGGCGTAGGCTGCTTCTGAAAGACAAGCAGTAAATTGGTCAGGGAGACTGTTGGATATTGCCCAGAGAGGTCACGTAAGTGCACTTGATTTGAATCGCAAAGAGTAAGTACACAGTATTACACTAATGATTAATTTATAAAGTCTAAATAGAAAATCGGTGTCATCAACATTTGCAAAATGAATGAAACCGCCTCTCAGCCACAGAAAAACGCAGCTCAACCACCCTGCATCTAAAAACAGATTAATTGTTACCATCACGACCCGACAGAGTGGAGCCTTTGATGCAGGCGCAACGGTTTTTAGAGGATGCTAGCAAGCACACCTAAATCCCCCTTCCCTCTAAAAATTGAAAACACACTGTAGACTATGGGCATGTTCACCGAGCCGGAGGTGCGTGCTATgtgtcccataggagtcaatggaaacttatGCACAGCTCATTGCTAAACAGAGTTCGGTTCTATCTttacacgcagcacggaccttacaggCGCGCATTCTATATGTCatattttttgcaggtgcgagtattttgggcctctaaaaaatggacatgtgactacttcataggaaaccaatggttctaacagaccTGCTttattttgcgcacataggtgcgcccCAAAAAACGCTCAACTCATGTTGCCCTGAGAGTGGAAGTAGACATATGAAAATGCTGGGGTGACATGAGAAATCACAATCCGGAAGTGCCTGTCCAACTTTCTTGGAGAAGTTGGCTGATTAACAGAATAGTGTGgaaattttattcattttttttttaattaggttTATTTACTAAAATTCTCATTAGCAGTGGCAATTGATTTTGCAAATTAAATGGAAATTGCTCTCCTACTGGGttctttttaaaaaatactaGTAGATAATAAATTACTGTATCTTATTATGCTCATAAAAATTCATAATTCTGCAAAGAGCTGAATCTTTAGCTTGGTGGTCCTTTATTCTAAGGAATGCATGGAATGGATGTAGTTGGAGACCGCTGTGGATATCAACATTTGCCAGATGAAACACTCAGGGTACGCTGGGTATAAAATCAAGCATTCTTCTTTATTTCATAAACAAAGGCAACTACATATTTTAAAGATTAAAATAAGTAACAAGATAacaagaggggtggagcaaatccAAATAGCGACAGAGGCCTGGGTCCCAGACATAGGCCCAAAATTTAAGGCCTTAAGGcggatgaaaaaaaaagcaggtggaAACTCCCACGTCAGACAAATATATGGAAGATCTGGTTTGCTAGAGCAACTATCCGAGAACAAGCTGTAAGGCAAATAAATATAGAATCCAAGTTCTCCTTTATTGAAACACATTTCATCTGGAGTGGGTACATAACAGGTTTAATGGAGGACATTTATGTACCCAATAGACAGGATAGCTAATTGGTAGGAAAGCCTATTAGCAGTCTGGTAGGGCGACTTTTAATTGGAGAGTTCAGCCAGCACACCAGATCTTCGTTCTTCCAACTACACATTTTGAACCCTGACAAGGTCCTTCATCAGATATGTATAATACATGATTTGTTCCCAAGCTCTTAGCTATAATCAGGTTGTTGGCATTTCCCTCTCCATTAAGGAAAGGATTAAAATATTACACTAAATAGAAAATTATCCAGGTCTGAAACCAGTATTTGATGTTTGTGtacatgaaataaaaaaagacttaCTTATACCCACCGGACCTTGAGTGTTTTATTCAGCATGCGCCGATAGTCACAGTGGTCTCCTTCTACACCGATTGGGCATCACCGGGAAATTCATGTCCAAGTAGGAGAACCACCATCAGCAATGGCTAGACATATCTATCTACCATGTGTATAGAAAGCTGTGCAGTACACAACCTCAAAAGATGACTACAATGTTTATCTTATGGCTTCCACAAATAAATCCCAGCCCTACACATCAGGTGCTTGTCCTATTTCTATTCTTTATGTACCTTATTTGCTAATATGACAAGACTCCAGTGCTTTGGCTCCATAATTATAGTCTATAGGAGTTTCTGAATGATGTGTTATAATAGCAGCATTTCATTTGTTGTTTATATTTAacaatgttaaccctttctatCTCTAAAATTCAGGGAAACAATCGAACTGTTGTCACAGAATTTTTTCTTATAGGATtccaaggcagccagaatgtaAGACTTGTAATGTTTTGTTTGCTCCTTATGATTTATTGTTGGACAGTTTCTGTGAACACCTTGTTAATCACCTTGGTGTCCACCAGCAAGAATCTCCAcactccaatgtacttcttcatTTCACAACTGTTTGTCAATGACATCTTATTAACCACAGATATTACCCCCAACATGCTCCACATCCTTCTGAATAATGGAGGGGCCATTACTTTCTCTAACTGTATCATACAACTGTATTTGTTTAGTGCCTCAGAAGCATCTGAGTGTCTTCttctcacagtgatgtcatatgACAGATATATGGCCATCTGTAATCCCCTCCATTACATCTCTTTAATGACAAATGGAAACTGTCTGAAATTGGCCATTGCCTCTTGGGCAGTTGGTTTTTCTATTATATGGATTGGAATATTAACAACATCGATGCAGACATTCTGTGGTCCTAATAATATTGACCATTTATTCTGTGATCTCGTTCCCTTACTAGATCTTTCCTGTTCAGATACCTCCATTGTTCAACTGGAAGTCTCTTTCCTAAGTTTAGTGTTAGTTATAATTCCAAGTATAATAATAGTAACATCTTATACCAATATTATAGTCAACATCTTAAGGATCTCATCCAGTAGCGGTAGACATAAGGCCTTCTCCACCTGTAGCTCCCACCTTATAGTAGTTTCCATTTTCTATTGGACCCTCTTCAGTGTTTATGTGTTCCCAACAAGAGGGCAAACATCAACCATCAGTAAAATCTTATCACTCCTATATACAGTTTTCACCCCTCTAATCAACCCCATTATTTATACTTTTAGAAATAAAGACATTAAGAAAGCGCTACAGGTGCAGATCCATAAATCTATTATTTACTTCAGTtctacataaaaaacaaaaaacaatgtttAGCATGTATCCACACAATGACAGCGGACCATGCTCTGTTGggatatatacacagagatctTAATGGGAAaccaaataaaaaatgtttacatACAAAATATTTTGGTTTGTGCTGTTTGGGTAGTGATGTATTCAAGTTCTAAAGGCTCCtatttttcttctaaaaaaaCTACTTTCCCCAAAAAGCTGaaagtattgtcacttctcaacatcatttgcCTTTTGACATACACATTTTTCACAATGTCGACACCATGATTGCTTATCAACCTGAAGTTATCACTACATACACCATGAATATAGTTATGTTAccttaaatatactgtatatattactaAAATGTGGTTGGTGATTGGAGAACCATAAAGCCCCAAACCTCCTGAATCAGACTGTCTGCCTATTAACTATGCAATCTAATGGTCATGTCTAGCCCCTGAGCTCTATGCTCATGGGAGGAACCAGAGTCTATAAATAAATCCACACAGATCTAGGGAGTTCAGTAGTAGTAGTTAAAGTTGGTTTTGCAGTAAAATTGTGCTTgttaagtttagaaaaaaaaagacgaTTGAGGGGTGACCAATGTATAaaatattaggggacaatacagagatctttcccatggCCTATTTacaccaaggactgtgactgtaacaagaaggtttctacactgacgtagaaggggattctttcctgtaagagcattgagactaTGGAGCTCACTGCCTGAGTACATGGTCATGGTGAATGGAATAAAAGTGCTTTAGAGTGGTCTGAACACCTTTCTTGAGTATTACAATATTGCATGGTACAgtcattaattacttcagaagggtttttgattcagggattattctgattgccagacttgaagttgggaaggattttttcccttaaatgaggaaaattggcttctaccttattggggtttttgcctccctctggatcaacattggggtgaaaaagctgaactggatgaacatatccCATACCAGGGGTAGCAATTACGTAATCACTGGGTCCCATGCAGGAAATGGTATTGCTGTTTCCAGCATTCCTTACATAGCGTCCATTGAACACTATGTAGCACTCTAAAagtgaaggcagaagcagttaaaaaatgcCTGTCTTATTCttcaggtcctcggctgtgtgTGACAGCTGAGAACCTTACCTGACCTGCTTGATTTCAAAAGCAAAAACTTTAAACGCTTACCACACTTTTACAATGCTGTGGGATTAAAATCCAGGGCCCTCCTATGAACTCAGGTTGCCATTCATACTAAAATTAAAATGTGGCCTACAAAACTCTCCATGCATAAAAAAGTGTGAAGATGCCCTAAAAGTATCCTGGGATCATTAGAAAATGTTAGGAGTATAAAGATCTACTAATGCATTACAATTTAAAGCTAATAGTAAAGTGTATTAATTGGAAAAAATAAAGAGAATATTTTAGAGGTTTACTGTAACCTAAATAATGATGACATATCTGTATGATCGGTCCTCAATAACCAAATGGTGGGATTCTATTGCTTGGCATCCCCATCAATCACCTGTTTAAAGAAGTCATGTGAGGGCCTCAGCCTCTTCTAAGGCCAGtgacattctttcagcagctcagttccattcaggTAGCTGGGATTGACTTGCTATATCAGGCACCAACGCTACAAAATGTACAGTGCTATGTGTGGTTGGTAGTAAAGAGACTGTGGCACTCACCAAGCTCCTTGGCCTTTTCAAACAGCAGATTGTTAGGGCTTCTCGTTTACATCCAATGATCTGATATTGATCTGTTGATCCTGGCTATGGGTCATAAATATCCTAGTTCCAGAaaaactgtttaaccccttagtgacggagccaaagtttgaaaatctgatatgtgtcacttAACATGGCATAACTCCAAAAAggctttgtatatccaagtgattctgacatgtttggttttttttcgccacatattgtatttcatttaggttgtaaaaatagaccaatagaatttgtgtatatttattgctaatatatatatatatatctgtttactttattcggAATGCACATTTCAAAAACTTTCATGTTTTTCAAACCATTTaggggacgtacaaatttaacattttgttttactgcaccaagccaagattgtaaaggctcataggagtcagaatgatagatactctcacaaatgaccccattataaactacaccctttaatgcATTAACtgagggggggggcaggagtatttttaccccacagtttttttcacgaATGCAATGTAAtttagaagaaaaacaaaaaaacatttcatatttttgcaaatgtgtcattttaaagacatttttttctatagtgcacatgaaaatgaaaattgacacctcaaaatggatctccctgtttgtcctgtgttcagaaacgtacccattatggccctaatattatgtccgtatgcacaacggggcccaaaatgaaaggagtagtcggtggctttaagaacagaaatttagcatgaaggggatttgggccccattgcccacttgtagagcccttgaaagGCCGAAACGACACAAAACCCCCCAAaagtgatcccattttgaaaacttgaccccttaacgaattcatctaggggtgcactgcatattttgaccccacagtatttgaatgaatctaagtaaaacagaaggaaaaattacgattttaatttttttggcaattgtgtcaatttaaaaacagggttttttttgtacagtgtacatacgaatgaagacattcacccaaaaattgatacccctgttctccccatgttcagaaacattcccgttgtggccctaatctacttataggacacatggctaggcccataatggagggaacacccgttgaattgcagggcacaactgaataaattccaggctgcATTGCCCAATTGTGTGGAAAAAGAATTGActctctaaaaataatcccccccccccctctgcaccctttttggcattcctaaaatcttagataaaagtaataatgtaaaatgtgtggcatttccgaagacaggggtaattatggaggcctggttgggatgggcacattggggcaataaaaccagggaTACCCCCTCCTcttatgctttttggggggtatttcttgacctcaacaGCAGGATTGGGTTAtaaaaagtggccctctgtgaggcttcataagcttacggaggtgcggcggtctcacacaaaagtcgctcaacaagctgctcctagaactgcaggaaggcgagagtTCCCAGGGCTTTTTGTAAATTAAGTATTACAGAtagtggtctgaataatgccgaaCTTACAAGGCCGGATGTGGGATCCGCTTGTGGAAGCCCGTAGCGGATCCCAGCTATGAGCCCGGCCATGACCCTgcatacagccgcgtaatgtactgcgcataactgcgtactcgcacaggcggtcatgcacagtgcaactttcttttttttaaatttcctgcgaCATCGCTTAGCGGCCGCaggccgtacacaatgtagttatgtatgggctgcgggtatatccacgaccttGGAGCATAATAGGCTCTATTTTGCGCATAtcagcagtaaaatagaacctgctgcgttctgttttctgcaagtagattacgcaattccgacccgc
The nucleotide sequence above comes from Eleutherodactylus coqui strain aEleCoq1 chromosome 2, aEleCoq1.hap1, whole genome shotgun sequence. Encoded proteins:
- the LOC136610435 gene encoding olfactory receptor 6B1-like, with protein sequence MLTLSISKIQGNNRTVVTEFFLIGFQGSQNVRLVMFCLLLMIYCWTVSVNTLLITLVSTSKNLHTPMYFFISQLFVNDILLTTDITPNMLHILLNNGGAITFSNCIIQLYLFSASEASECLLLTVMSYDRYMAICNPLHYISLMTNGNCLKLAIASWAVGFSIIWIGILTTSMQTFCGPNNIDHLFCDLVPLLDLSCSDTSIVQLEVSFLSLVLVIIPSIIIVTSYTNIIVNILRISSSSGRHKAFSTCSSHLIVVSIFYWTLFSVYVFPTRGQTSTISKILSLLYTVFTPLINPIIYTFRNKDIKKALQVQIHKSIIYFSST